The following proteins are encoded in a genomic region of Glycine soja cultivar W05 chromosome 17, ASM419377v2, whole genome shotgun sequence:
- the LOC114392516 gene encoding E3 ubiquitin-protein ligase RHA1B-like: MGFYAEDPLSGLTIGQAIYEVALMIAVLRWVLCLIFRVINDRRTTQSDETPTPEPCSQMTRDKDSILLLTTFGEIKERLPETEETCAVCLSQLSVEDEVRELMNCYHVFHRECIDRWLEHEHENHSATCPICRAPLLSSSCHHSSATCLPPPQPSWAVERLLYLFGDDLLPC; encoded by the coding sequence ATGGGCTTCTACGCTGAAGATCCTCTCTCAGGCTTGACAATAGGCCAGGCCATATATGAGGTAGCTCTCATGATTGCAGTTCTGAGATGGGTCTTGTGCTTGATCTTCAGAGTGATCAACGACAGAAGAACAACACAATCCGACGAGACCCCAACACCAGAACCATGTTCTCAGATGACAAGGGACAAGGACAGCATTCTTTTGCTGACGACTTTCGGAGAGATTAAGGAGAGGCTTCCAGAGACAGAGGAGACGTGTGCGGTGTGCCTGAGCCAGCTGAGCGTGGAGGACGAGGTTAGGGAGCTCATGAACTGCTACCACGTGTTCCACAGAGAGTGCATAGACAGATGGTTGGAACACGAACACGAGAATCACAGCGCCACGTGTCCTATCTGCAGGGCTCCTTTGCTCAGTTCTTCTTGCCACCACAGCTCTGCCACGTGTCTGCCTCCTCCTCAGCCTAGTTGGGCTGTGGAGAGACTCCTCTATCTCTTTGGAGATGATCTGCTTCCTTGTTAG
- the LOC114391778 gene encoding hepatocyte growth factor-regulated tyrosine kinase substrate-like, producing MSTAEAPPSFQEAARCVVCNCSFNTFRRRHHCRSCGRTLCNEHSSNQMALPQFGLYSNVRVCADCFNNLRSGKDEPQTSSDGVNSVTDTISKLDINANVDSKSILTAETKLLSGIKECKCGMPLCICEAPTPSSDAFPQQKPNPVIAAPSNPKPKKTDTVPKIRSSISTSKFSSMFNVGHVTNGTSDRPQIDYEVTGEGLREAIKNSDVAAVKKLLNEGVDANYRDKQGLSLLHLAAVFNQTDIVFILMDSGASLEYRNAQGETPLDCAPATLQYKMRKKMEEGGAVDQSI from the exons atGTCAACAGCAGAAGCTCCTCCTTCTTTCCAAGAAGCAGCGCGATGCGTTGTCTGCAATTGCAGTTTCAACACTTTCAGAAGAAGG CACCACTGTCGATCCTGTGGGAGAACATTGTGTAATGAACATTCATCAAATCAAATG GCTTTACCACAATTTGGCCTTTACTCAAATGTCCGAGTATGTGCTGATTGTTTCAACAACTTGCG GTCTGGGAAGGATGAACCACAGACTTCTTCAGACGGAGTAAACAGTGTGACAGATACAATTTCTAAATTAGATATCAACGCAAATGTTGATTCAAAATCCATACTAACTGCAGAGACTAAGCTTTTGTCAGGCATTAAAGAGTGTAAATGTGGAATGCCACTTTGCATTTGTGAAGCTCCAACCCCTTCCTCTGATGCATTCCCCCAGCAG AAACCCAATCCAGTTATTGCTGCTCCATCAAATCCTAAACCTAAGAAGACAGATACTGTTCCGAAAATTAGAAGCTCCATTTCAACTAGTAAATTTAG TTCTATGTTTAACGTTGGTCATGTAACTAATGGTACCTCAGACAGACCCCAGATTGATTATGAAGTTACTGGAGAG GGTTTAAGAGAAGCAATAAAAAATAGTGACGTTGCTGCTGTTAAGAAACTTCTTAATGAG GGTGTGGATGCAAATTACAGGGACAAGCAAGGACTGTCTTTATTACATTTG GCTGCAGTCTTCAATCAAACTGATATAGTTTTCATTCTCATGGATTCGGGGGCAAGCCTGGAATACAGAAATGCACAAG GAGAAACACCTTTAGATTGTGCACCAGCTACCTTGCAATACAAAATGCGAAAGAAGATGGAGGAAGGTGGAGCAGTGGACcaaagcatttga
- the LOC114393494 gene encoding receptor-like protein kinase, whose translation MGLDKAFAAKKIGFAASKGKNLSMAREIQTLGKIRHRNLVKLKDFWLRKYYGIILFSNMANGSLDDVLHGKTPPLTLEWNVRNKITVGIAHGLVYLHYDCDPPILHRDIKPSNILLDSDMEPHIVDFGIAKLLDQSSSASDASSIYVPSTIGYIAPCWNSEEKSFRNPNSRKKKQCYF comes from the exons ATGGGTCTAGACAAAGCTTTTGCTGCAAAGAAGATAGGATTTGCTGCGAGCAAAGGTAAGAACTTGAGCATGGCTAGAGAAATTCAAACCCTTGGGAAAATTCGGCATCGAAATCTGGTAAAATTGAAAGACTTTTGGTTGAGAAAATATTATGGTATAATTTTGTTCAGCAACATGGCAAATGGAAGTCTTGACGATGTTTTGCATGGAAAGACACCACCACTAACCTTAGAGTGGAATGTCAGGAATAAGATAACTGTTGGAATTGCTCATGGATTGGTTTATCTCCATTATGACTGCGATCCTCCCATATTGCACCGAGACATCAAGCCAAGCAATATACTTCTCGACTCTGATATGGAGCCTCACATTGTTGACTTTGGTATTGCCAAACTTCTGGATCAATCTTCTTCTGCTTCCGATGCTTCTTCCATTTATGTTCCGAGTACAATTGGTTATATTGCACCATGTTGGAATTCAGAGGAGAAAAGTTTTAGAAACCCTAAttcgaggaagaagaagcag tgttacttttaa
- the LOC114393087 gene encoding glucan endo-1,3-beta-glucosidase 5-like, translating to MGLQHFTACVLLALCILSQGLAKGANGFACNWGTRLTHPLTPQITVKLMKDNGFKQVKLFEADPAALKALGNSGIQVMVGIPNDLLATLASNVDAAIAWVNQNVSSYISKNGVDIRYVAVGNEAFLKTYNGRFVNSTFPAIQNIQAALIKAGLGRQVKVTTPLNADVYQSDSGLPSGGNFRPDIQDQMISIIKFLSQNGGPLTFNIYPFLSLDADPHFPKEFAFFDGSAAPVVDGSITYTNVFDANYDTLITALEKNGFSQMPVIIGEVGWPTDGTANANIKNAQRFNQGLIDRIVKRQGSPKRPSPPDIYLFGFIDEDAKSIEPGPFERHWGVFNFDGSIKYPLNLGGGKQLVGAKGVRYLPKQWCVMSTQANVDPNALAESMSKACTYADCTSLSPGSSCSGLDTRGNASYAFNMYFQTMNQQKDACNFNGLSVITNINPSPPQSSCKFEIMIDLGKHEKKSTPSSVAPERKLHSMVMLVSSFIFTVMFLLCV from the exons ATGGGACTCCAACATTTTACTGCGTGCGTTTTGTTAGCTCTTTGCATTCTAAGCCAAGGTTTGGCAAAGGGTGCTAATGGCTTTGCATGCAACTGGGGAACGCGTTTAACACACCCCCTTACACCTCAAATAACCGTGAAACTCATGAAGGACAATGGATTCAAGCAAGTGAAGCTCTTTGAGGCTGATCCCGCAGCACTCAAGGCTCTAGGAAATTCTGGAATTCAGGTTATGGTTGGCATACCAAATGACCTCTTAGCAACCCTTGCTTCCAATGTCGACGCTGCTATTGCATGGGTCAACCAAAACGTGTCCTCCTACATATCCAAAAATGGGGTTGATATAAG GTATGTTGCTGTGGGGAATGAGGCTTTCCTCAAAACTTACAATGGCCGGTTTGTGAATTCAACCTTTCCAGCCATCCAAAACATCCAAGCAGCCCTTATAAAAGCAGGATTAGGCAGGCAAGTGAAGGTGACAACCCCTCTAAATGCTGATGTCTACCAAAGTGACAGTGGTCTTCCATCAGGTGGAAACTTCAGGCCAGACATTCAAGACCAAATGATCTCAATAATAAAGTTCCTAAGCCAAAATGGTGGCCCTCTAACCTTCAACATCTATCCATTCCTCAGCCTTGATGCTGATCCCCACTTCCCAAAAGAGTTTGCCTTCTTTGATGGCTCAGCTGCTCCTGTTGTTGATGGCTCCATAACCTACACCAATGTGTTTGATGCAAACTATGACACACTCATCACAGCCCTCGAGAAGAATGGTTTTAGCCAAATGCCTGTCATCATTGGAGAGGTTGGATGGCCAACAGATGGAACAGCCAATGCCAACATAAAAAATGCTCAAAGGTTCAACCAAGGCCTAATTGACAGAATAGTGAAAAGACAAGGAAGCCCCAAAAGACCTTCCCCACCAGATATCTACTTGTTTGGATTCATAGATGAGGATGCCAAGAGCATTGAGCCGGGCCCTTTTGAGAGGCATTGGGGTGTCTTCAACTTTGATGGATCCATAAAATACCCTTTGAATTTGGGTGGTGGAAAGCAACTAGTTGGTGCAAAAGGGGTGAGGTATTTGCCAAAGCAATGGTGTGTGATGTCTACTCAAGCAAATGTTGACCCTAATGCTTTAGCTGAGAGCATGAGCAAAGCATGCACGTATGCTGATTGCACAAGCCTCTCTCCGGGGTCTTCTTGCAGTGGATTAGACACAAGAGGCAATGCTTCATATGCATTCAACATGTACTTTCAGACCATGAATCAGCAAAAAGATGCATGCAATTTCAATGGTCTCTCTGTCATCACTAACATAAACCCTTCACCACCTCAAAGCTCTTGCAAATTTGAGATCATGATTGATCTTGGCAAGCATGAAAAGAAGTCCACACCTTCTTCGGTTGCTCCAGAAAGGAAACTACACTCAATGGTCATGCTGGTCTCAAGCTTCATTTTCACTGTCATGTTCTTGCTTTgtgtttag
- the LOC114392342 gene encoding protein TIFY 3-like, protein MAGVNPEAGGWKAYPSVMETALGSSGDGRRGHNMNDDGSVMHFSATRPVAVPSSGQNKVVPSPTQFSILYKGKMCIYEGIPAEKVREIMLIASVSAKSAEMKSGIPLTSFIPKSPSSSQGNSTNLPSPQSVKSSIRRLQDEFPLARRQSLQRFLEKRINRLANRSPYALTKKVIHNIDNNFSPDDTPDFGSLNLNFL, encoded by the exons ATGGCTGGTGTGAACCCCGAGGCAGGAGGGTGGAAGGCTTATCCTTCTGTTATGGAGACTGCTCTTGGTAGTAGTGGTGATGGAAGGCGTGGCCATAACATGAATGATGATGGGTCGGTGATGCATTTCTCTGCTAcaag GCCAGTGGCAGTGCCATCATCTGGACAGAATAAAGTAGTTCCTAGTCCAACTCAGTTTAGCATCCTCTACAAGGGGAAAATGTGTATCTATGAAGGAATTCCTGCAGAAAAG GTGCGTGAAATAATGTTGATTGCTTCTGTCTCTGCTAAGTCTGCTGAAATGAAGAGTGGGATACCCTTGACTTCATTCATTCCCAAAAGCCCTTCTTCTTCACAGGGAAACTCTACTAATTTGCCTTCACCACAATCAGTCAAGAGTTCCATTCGCAGGCTGCAAGATG AATTTCCACTAGCCCGAAGGCAATCACTTCAAAGATTTCTTGAGAAGCGAATAAACAG GTTGGCTAACAGATCCCCTTATGCCTTAACAAAAAAAGTGATTCACAACATAGACAACAACTTTTCTCCTGACGACACGCCAGATTT
- the LOC114393727 gene encoding brefeldin A-inhibited guanine nucleotide-exchange protein 5-like yields the protein MAGGAAGGFVTRAFDSILKECSSAKKFPELEKAIQNYTDITKELSQKKQSEVNQAAPSAESGSMNETEGGVATRTEADQSQKAEHASDDRAKIGNINVVLASAGNTLEGADAELILNPLRLAFETKNLKILESALDCLHKLIAYDHLEGDPGLEGGKNVPLFTDILNMVCSCVDNSSPDSTILQVLKVLLTAVASTKFRVHGEPLLGVIRVCYNIALNSKSPINQATSKAMLTQMISITFRRMETDPVEASSGSGGHAISKAASAENLNTKSDESSMGDSNEKEMTLGDALSQAKDASPTSLEELQNLAGGADIKGLEAVLDKAVHTEDGKKITRGIDLESMSIVQRDALLVFRTLCKMGMKEDNDEVTTKTRILSLELLQGLLEGVSHSFTKNFHFIDSVKAYLSYALLRASVSQSPVIFQYATGIFLVLLLQFRESLKGEIGIFFPLIVLRPLDGLEFPVNQKLSVLRMLEKVCKDPQMLVDIFVNYDCDLEAPNLFERMVTTLSKIAQGTQNTDPNSAAVSQTASIKGSSLQGLVSVLKSLVDWEQSHKELEKIKNNQQEGISAGDSSEIRSREDVTSDFEKAKAHKSTLEAAIAEFNRKPMKGVEYLISNKLVENTPASVAQFFKNTPNLDKATIGDYLGQHEEFPLAVMHAYVDSMKFSGFKFDTAIREFLKGFRLPGEAQKIDRIMEKFAERYCADNPGLFKNADTAYVLAYAVIMLNTDAHNPMVWPKMSKSDFVRMNARDDLDECAPKELLEEIYDSIVKEEIKMKDDTSLIGKSSRQKPEGEEGRLVSILNLALPKRKSSGDAKSESEDIIKKTQAIFRNKGVKRGVFYTAQQIELVRPMVEAVGWPLLATFSVTMEEGENKSRVVLLMEGFKAGIHITFVLGMDTMRYAFLTSLVRFTFLHAPKEMRSKNVEALRTLLVLCDSDMNSLQDTWNAVLECVSRLEFITSSPSISATVMHGSNQISKDGVVQSLKELAAKPAEQIFMNSVKLPSDSVVEFFTALCGVSAEELKQTPARVFSLQKLVEISYYNMARIRMVWARIWSVLANHFISAGSHHDEKIAMYAIDSLRQLSMKYLERAELANFSFQNDILKPFVVLMRNSQSESKRRLIVDCIVQMIKSKVGSIKSGWRSVFMIFTASADDEMESIVDSAFENVEQVILEHFDQVVGDCFMDCVNCLIRFANNKTSHRISLKAIALLRICEDRLAEGLIPGGALMPIDATLDATFDVTEHYWFPMLAGLSDLTSDQRPEVRSCALEVLFDLLNERGSKFSTAFWESIFHRVLFPIFDHVRHAGKEGFVSPDDDWFRETSIHSLQLLCNLFNTFYKEVCFMLPPLLGLLLDCAKKTDQTVVSISLGALVHLIEVGGHQFSENDWDTLLKSIRDASYTTQPLELLNVLSFENLRNHGSIISDSEGNTGDSGTTRSIDNEVIGDHQLDVNSNEKLSPLASSNTNADGVEDSVSQTIVDQSEGLPSPSGRTPKAADGGGFQRSQTLGQRIMGNMENLFLRNLTKSKSHISDASQPSSPVKAADAVELDTKNEESPLLVTVRGKCITQLLLLGAIDGIQKKYWTKLKAQQKVSIMDILLSLLEFAASYNSSTNLRTRMHQILDERPPLNLLRQELAGTGIYLDILQKATYGFEAKKEKIPESDGFQDVDSTEVNDLSITQDSDAEVKFERLAEDKLVSFCEQVLREASDLQSITGETTNMDIHRVLELRAPIIVKVLQSMCFMNNKIFRRHLREFYPLLTKLVCCDQMDVRGALGDLFQAQLKPLLP from the exons ATGGCCGGAGGTGCCGCCGGGGGTTTCGTCACTCGAGCATTCGATTCAATTCTCAAGGAGTGTTCTTCTGCCAAGAAGTTTCCCGAACTTGAGAAAGCTATTCAGAATTACACAG ATATAACGAAAGAGCTCAGCCAGAAAAAGCAGAGTGAGGTCAATCAAGCTGCACCTTCAGCTGAATCTGGGAG CATGAATGAAACTGAAGGTGGAGTGGCAACTAGGACAGAAGCAGATCAGTCACAGAAGGCTGAGCATGCTTCAGATGACAGGGCTAAGATTGGAAACATTAATGTTGTTTTGGCTAGTGCTGGGAATACACTTGAAGGAGCTGATGCAGAGCTTATTTTAAATCCTCTCCGTCTCGCGTTTGAGACTAAGAACTTGAAAATCCTTGAATCTGCTTTGGATTGTCTTCAT AAACTTATTGCGTATGACCATTTGGAGGGAGATCCTGGGTTAGAGGGTGGTAAAAATGTTCCATTGTTTACAGACATTCTAAACATGGTTTGCAGTTGTGTTGACAATTCATCACCTGACAG TACTATTCTCCAAGTGCTGAAGGTTCTTCTTACTGCGGTGGCTTCTACTAAATTCAGAG TACATGGCGAACCTTTACTGGGAGTTATCAGAGTATGCTACAATATTGCTCTGAATAG CAAGAGTCCTATAAACCAAGCAACGTCAAAGGCAATGCTGACACAGATGATCAGCATCACTTTCAGGAGAATGGAAACTGATCCG GTTGAAGCGTCATCTGGTTCCGGTGGGCATGCAATTTCAAAGGCAGCTTCAGCAGAGAATTTAAACACAAAATCCGATGAATCTTCAATGGGAGActcaaatgaaaaagaaatgacTTTAGGTGATGCACTTAGTCAAGCCAAGGATGCATCTCCAACATCTCTTGAGGAACTTCAGAATCTTGCTGGAGGTGCTGATATAAAG GGCCTAGAAGCGGTACTGGACAAGGCTGTACATACTGAAGATGGTAAAAAGATTACACG TGGGATTGATTTGGAGAGCATGAGTATAGTACAACGTGATGCTTTGTTGGTATTCCGCACTCTTTGCAAG ATGGGTATGAAGGAAGATAATGATGAAGTTACAACGAAGACGAGGATATTGTCTCTTGAGCTTCTTCAG GGTTTGCTGGAGGGAGTCAGCCACTCATTTACAAAGAACTTCCATTTTATTGATTCAGTGAAGGCATATCTTTCATATGCATTGTTACGAGCTTCAGTTTCACAATCCCCTGTTATATTTCAG TATGCAACTGGAATATTCTTGGTGCTGTTATTGCAATTCAGGGAGAGTCTCAAA GGTGAAATAGGCATCTTCTTTCCATTGATTGTTCTTAGACCACTGGATGGATTAGAATTTCCTGTCAACCAAAAACTTAGTGTTCTTCG GATGTTAGAGAAAGTATGTAAGGACCCACAGATGCTTGTTGACATCTTTGTGAATTATGATTGTGATCTTGAGGCACCAAACTTGTTTGAACGAATG GTTACTACTCTGTCCAAAATAGCTCAAGGAACTCAAAATACCGATCCAAATTCTGCTGCTGTTTCTCAAACAGCTTCAATTAAAGGCTCATCACTTCAA GGTCTTGTGAGTGTGCTTAAATCACTAGTTGATTGGGAGCAATCACATAAGGAGTTGGAAAAGATAAAGAATAATCAGCAAGAAGGGATTTCAGCTGGAGATTCTTCTGAAATAAGATCCAGGGAAGATGTAACCAGTGATTTTGAGAAGGCTAAGGCTCATAAATCCACATTGGAGGCTGCCATTGCTGAG TTCAACAGAAAACCAATGAAGGGGGTGGAATATCTAATATCAAATAAGTTGGTGGAAAACACACCTGCTTCAGTtgctcaattttttaaaaacactcCCAATTTGGACAAG GCTACAATTGGTGACTATTTAGGTCAACATGAAGAGTTTCCCCTTGCTGTGATGCATGCTTATGTAGATTCCATGAAATTTTCTGGATTTAAATTTGATACTGCAATCAGGGAGTTTCTTAAAGGGTTCCGACTTCCTGGGGAAGCTCAAAAGATAGATCGAATCATGGAAAAGTTTGCAGAGAG ATACTGTGCAGACAATCCTGGCCTTTTTAAAAATGCAGATACAGCTTATGTTCTAGCTTATGCTgttattatgttaaatactgATGCTCATAACCCAATGGTGTGGCCCAAGATGTCCAAGTCAGATTTTGTTCGCATGAATGCCAGGGATGATCTGGATGAATGTGCTCCTAAAGAACTACTAGAAGAGATCTATGATTCCATTGTCAAAGAGgagattaaaatgaaagatgACACATCTTTAATAGGAAAAAGCAGCAGACAGAAACCAGAGGGTGAAGAAGGACGCCTTGTCAGTATTCTTAACCTAGCACTCCCAAAGAGGAAGTCATCCGGAGATGCGAagtctgaaagtgaggacatcATTAAGAAAACACAAGCTATATTCAGGAATAAAGGGGTGAAAAGAGGAGTTTTCTACACTGCCCAGCAGATTGAACTTGTAAGGCCTATGGTTGAAGCCGTCGGGTGGCCTTTGCTTGCTACTTTTTCTGTAACTATGGAGGAAGGTGAAAATAAGTCTCGTGTTGTTTTGTTGATGGAGGGATTTAAAGCTGGCATACATATTACGTTTGTGCTTGGAATGGATACCATGCGTTATGCATTTCTAACATCTCTGGTCAG GTTTACTTTCTTGCATGCCCCCAAGGAAATGCGCAGTAAAAATGTGGAAGCTTTGCGGACACTGTTGGTTCTATGTGACTCAGACATGAACTCTCTTCAAGACACATGGAATGCAGTTCTGGAATGTGTTTCTCGCCTCGAATTTATAACGTCATCTCCTTCAATTTCTGCCACTGTTATGCATGGGTCAAACCAAATCTCCAAGGATGGTGTTGTTCAATCTCTGAAAGAATTAGCTGCGAAACCTGCGGAACAAATTTTCATGAATAGTGTTAAACTACCTAGCGATTCAGTTGTGGAATTCTTCACTGCTCTCTGTGGTGTATCAGCTGAAGAGCTAAAACAAACTCCAGCTCGTGTCTTCAGCTTGCAGAAGCTTGTTGAAATTAGTTATTACAATATGGCTCGTATACGAATG GTCTGGGCTAGAATCTGGTCTGTCCTAGCAAATCACTTTATATCAGCAGGGAGTCATCATGATGAGAAAATTGCTATGTATGCCATAGATTCTCTAAGACAACTTAGTATGAAGTATTTGGAGCGTGCTGAACTGGCCAATTTCTCTTTCCAAAATGATATTCTTAAACCATTTGTTGTTCTTATGCGGAATAGTCAAAGTGAATCCAAAAGGAGGCTAATTGTTGACTGCATTGTCCAG ATGATAAAATCTAAGGTTGGAAGCATAAAGTCTGGGTGGCGTAGtgtatttatgatttttacagCTTCTGCAGATGATGAAATGGAATCAATTGTTGATAGTGCATTTGAAAATGTTGAGCAGG TCATCTTAGAACACTTTGATCAAGTAGTGGGAGACTGTTTCATGGATTGCGTGAATTGTCTGATCAGGTTTGCCAACAATAAAACTTCGCATCGTATTAGCTTGAAGGCTATTGCACTCCTGCGGATCTGTGAGGACCGTCTTGCAGAG GGTCTTATTCCTGGAGGTGCTTTAATGCCTATTGATGCTACTTTGGATGCAACTTTCGATGTAACTGAGCATTATTGGTTCCCAATGCTGGCTGGTTTATCTGATCTAACATCAGATCAAAGGCCAGAGGTCAGAAGTTGTGCACTTGAAGTCTTGTTTGATTTACTGAATGAAAGAGGTAGCAAGTTCTCCACAGCATTTTGGGAGAGTATTTTTCATCGAGTTCTATTTCCAATTTTTGATCATGTGAGACATGCTGGGAAAGAGGGCTTTGTTTCTCCTGATGATGATTGGTTTCGTGAAACAAGCATACATTCGCTTCAGCTGCTATGCAACCTTTTCAACACATTCTATAAG GAGGTTTGTTTTATGTTGCCTCCACTACTGGGTCTGCTGTTAGATTGTGCCAAAAAGACAGATCAAACAGTGGTCTCAATATCTCTTGGTGCTTTGGTGCATCTCATTGAAGTTGGTGGACATCAATTCAGTGAAAATGACTGGGATACGTTGCTTAAAAGCATAAG AGATGCTTCATACACTACACAACCTCTAGAGCTGCTTAATGTGTTAAGTTTTGAAAATCTGAGGAACCATGGAAGCATTATTAGTGATTCTGAAGGCAACACAGGTGACAGTGGGACCACGAGGTCTATTGACAATGAGGTAATTGGTGACCATCAACTTGATGTCAATAGTAATGAGAAATTGTCCCCACTGGCATCCTCAAATACAAATGCTGATGGAGTGGAAGATTCTGTATCACAGACAATTGTAGATCAGTCTGAag GCCTTCCATCTCCATCAGGAAGAACTCCCAAAGCTGCAGATGGAGGAGGTTTCCAGCGGAGCCAAACCTTAGGTCAACGGATTATGGGAAATATGGAAAATCTCTTCCTTCGAAATCTTACAAAATCTAAAAGCCATATATCTGATGCTTCTCAACCATCTTCTCCAGTTAAG GCTGCTGATGCTGTAGAGCTTGATACCAAGAATGAGGAGAGTCCTTTGCTGGTAACTGTCAGGGGAAAGTGCATTACACAGTTATTGCTTCTTGGTGCAATTGATGGTATTCAG AAGAAATACTGGACAAAATTAAAAGCACAACAGAAGGTTTCTATAATGGACATTTTGCTGTCTTTGTTGGAGTTTGCTGCTTCATATAACTCGTCCACCAATCTTAGAACTCGTATGCACCAAATTCTTGATGAAAG GCCACCACTAAATCTTCTTCGTCAGGAATTAGCTGGTACTGGCATATATCTGGACATCTTACAAAAAGCAACTTATGGTTTTgaggcaaaaaaagaaaaaattccaGAGTCTGATGGATTTCAAGATGTGGACTCTACAGAAGTTAATGACTTGAGTATTACTCAAGATTCTGATGCAGAAGTGAAATTTGAAAGGTTAGCTGAGGACAAACTGGTGTCTTTCTGTGAACAGGTGCTCAGGGAGGCATCTGACCTCCAGTCAATTACTGGAGAAACCACTAACATGGATATTCATCGTGTCTTGGAACTTCGTGCTCCCATCATTGTTAAG GTGCTTCAAAGCATGTGTTTTATGAACAATAAGATTTTCAGAAGACACCTAAGAGAATTCTACCCATTGCTAACAAAACTTGTTTGCTGTGACCAG ATGGATGTTCGGGGAGCTCTTGGTGATTTATTCCAAGCACAACTGAAACCTCTTTTACCATAA